One window from the genome of Pyramidobacter piscolens W5455 encodes:
- a CDS encoding vWA domain-containing protein, with protein sequence MKKLCALCLSLCSVLTAATAFAVVPPAPQQVQQRPDEILPRDGKLPELSHDHSDKCPPLDKDKVHIVCILDRSGSMQHLTGDTIGGYNSFIDKQRQEVASAVVTTVLFDHQYEILYSDKPIKDVAALTEKEYFARGSTALLDAVGRTVLQVDGDFKKNGNCPKSELVIFMIMTDGLENASREFSRAAVRKLVSDAQEKYGWQFIFMGANIDSVAEAGSLGIRKEAAMDYAADSKGVSAVYESAGEAVKMLREKGQLDGSWKKAPAPEKK encoded by the coding sequence ATGAAAAAGCTTTGCGCTCTGTGTCTTTCCCTGTGCTCCGTCCTGACGGCCGCGACCGCCTTTGCCGTCGTGCCGCCTGCGCCTCAGCAGGTCCAGCAGCGGCCGGACGAGATCCTGCCGCGCGACGGGAAGCTGCCCGAACTGTCCCACGATCACAGCGACAAATGTCCGCCGCTTGACAAGGACAAGGTGCACATCGTCTGCATCCTCGACCGTTCTGGCTCGATGCAGCACCTCACCGGCGACACCATCGGCGGCTACAACAGCTTCATCGACAAGCAGCGCCAGGAAGTCGCTTCGGCCGTGGTCACCACGGTGCTGTTCGACCACCAGTACGAGATCCTTTACAGCGACAAGCCGATCAAGGACGTGGCGGCGCTCACTGAGAAGGAGTACTTCGCCCGCGGCAGCACGGCGCTGCTCGACGCGGTGGGGCGCACGGTCCTGCAGGTGGACGGCGACTTCAAGAAAAACGGGAACTGTCCCAAGTCGGAGCTGGTGATCTTCATGATCATGACCGACGGGCTGGAAAACGCCAGCCGCGAGTTCAGCCGCGCCGCCGTCAGGAAGCTCGTCTCCGACGCGCAGGAAAAGTACGGCTGGCAGTTCATCTTCATGGGAGCCAACATCGATTCCGTGGCCGAGGCCGGTTCGCTGGGCATCCGCAAAGAAGCCGCCATGGACTACGCCGCCGATTCCAAAGGCGTGAGCGCCGTCTATGAGAGCGCCGGCGAAGCGGTGAAGATGCTTCGCGAGAAAGGGCAGCTCGACGGCAGCTGGAAAAAAGCTCCGGCCCCCGAAAAGAAATAA
- a CDS encoding CreA family protein yields the protein MKKKMIVAVLCLAFALPGCCAPKERWEVGEVDTAFKLVGPNHKVVVEAFRDPDFPSIVCYVSYAKAGGVSGALGLAEDPARFSLSIVRAGREPIVPDKRQKGETQVFKSRSAIFRKMKVARFYDGETDCFVYLATSTLLLDGSPFNAIAVIPLAEEPGSGK from the coding sequence ATGAAAAAGAAAATGATCGTTGCCGTCCTGTGCCTGGCTTTCGCCCTGCCGGGATGCTGCGCGCCGAAAGAGCGCTGGGAAGTCGGCGAAGTGGACACGGCTTTCAAACTGGTGGGGCCCAATCACAAAGTCGTCGTCGAAGCGTTCCGCGATCCCGATTTCCCCTCGATCGTGTGCTACGTCTCCTACGCCAAGGCCGGCGGCGTCTCCGGCGCTCTGGGGCTGGCCGAGGATCCGGCGCGGTTCTCGCTGTCGATTGTGCGGGCCGGGCGCGAGCCCATCGTTCCCGACAAACGCCAGAAAGGGGAGACGCAGGTGTTCAAATCCCGCTCGGCCATCTTCCGAAAGATGAAGGTCGCGCGCTTTTACGACGGCGAAACCGACTGTTTCGTTTATCTCGCCACCTCCACGCTGCTGCTCGACGGCAGCCCCTTCAACGCCATCGCCGTGATCCCGCTGGCGGAAGAACCGGGAAGCGGAAAGTGA
- a CDS encoding metal-sensing transcriptional repressor yields the protein MDEKCCACVQRTKERSPEEYRKLINRLSRIEGQIRGIKGMVEKSAYCPEILIQCSAVTAAMNAFNRELLANHIRSCVLDDIRAGREETIDELLATLQKLMK from the coding sequence ATGGACGAAAAATGCTGCGCGTGCGTTCAGCGTACCAAGGAGCGCTCGCCCGAAGAGTACCGCAAGCTGATCAACCGCCTCAGCCGCATCGAGGGACAGATCCGCGGCATCAAGGGCATGGTGGAAAAGAGCGCCTATTGTCCGGAGATCCTGATCCAGTGTTCGGCCGTCACGGCGGCGATGAACGCCTTCAACCGCGAGCTGCTGGCGAACCACATCCGTTCCTGTGTGCTCGACGACATCCGGGCAGGGCGGGAGGAAACGATCGACGAGCTGCTGGCGACGCTGCAGAAGCTGATGAAGTGA